The stretch of DNA TCGGTGCCGATATGGGCATTGGTTAGTCCGGTGTTAGGCTGGTTGTCATTGAGCGTATTAGCCATTTTTTCGCTTGTGGTTTTGATTGATGCCATTCGAAAAGAGCGGAATCTGACCGTTGGCCTGCTCAGTGTGGCAGCGGCTTTTGTGCAGTTGACAGGCTACGGCGTCGGTTTTTTAAGCGAAGGCTGGAAACGACTGCGTGAACCTGCCGGATTTAAAGAAACGGGGGCCAGCATCGAGTATCCATCGTAATGTTATCCAACTGTTAAGCCGATAGTAACGAAGCATACATCCGTACCGTTATCTTTGCCTGTTAATCAGAATCTGATACGTGATGGCAAAGCTTCCCGAACCACCGGGCCGGAAATTGGTGAATAGGATGAGTACCCGAACCAAATGGCTGCTTACAGCTCCGTTGGGGCTGGTGCTGGTAGGAGCGGGCCTGTGTGTACTATCTGAAGCAAGCTATGCCAAACACACGGGTGCCTCGTGGCAGCAGTGGGTCGGGTGGGGCACCTACGGCCTGATTTTGGTCAATGGTGGGCTATCGGTATTTGGGCAGGCCGTGCGCTACCGGGCGCAGTTGGATTACCGCCGATTTGTGCGTCGGGAGTTGAAAAAACGCGACCGCAGCCGGCATAAACGAAAAACCTCACCGGGTAAGGGCGAGGTTTAGCGGCTTATTTTTTCTCGGCGAACGACGCTTTGATGGCCTCAACGTCTACGTTTTTAATGATAGGTCTGCGCAGTAATTGCTTGATAGCCGCCGTTTTGTTATTGGCGATGGCCCGGTTTTTCCGACCTTTGCGCTTGAGTTCTGTTATTGCCATGACTGGTATTGTGTTTATCTGAATTCCGTTTCGAGCCGCAAAATTAAGGTTTTTTTAGACAGGATTTACAGGATTTACAGGATTTTATGTACAGTAACCGCAAACCTGCCTAATTTTGCAGGATGCAGAAACCCACGCTACCTAAAGGAACACGCGATTTTGGGCCGGAGCAGATGCGTAAACGGCTTTTTATTTTCGATACGATTCGGCAGACGTTTCAGCGGTTCGGCTTTCAGCCACTCGAAACGCCTTCCATCGAAAACCTCTCGACGCTGACAGGAAAATACGGCGACGAAGGCGATCAACTCCTGTTTAAAATCCTGAACTCCGGCGATTTTGCCGCCAGCCTGACCGACGCCGACCTCGATGCCGTCCGTGGTTCCGGCGGTTCTAAAAAACTGACACCTAAACTTGCGGAGAAGGGATTGCGCTACGACCTCACGGTGCCGTTTGCCCGTTACGTCGTTATGAATCGCAACAACATTGCCTTGCCCTTCAAACGCTATCAAATGCAGCCCGTTTGGCGAGCCGACCGGCCCCAAAAAGGTCGTTATCGTGAGTTTTACCAGTGCGATGCCGATGTGGTAGGTACAGATTCGCTGCTGTGCGAAGCAGAAATCGTGCTGATGGTTCATGAAGTATTCAGGAATCTGGGCGTTCAGCATTTTACGCTCAAAATCAACAATCGGAAAATTCTGGCAGGCATTGCCGAGGTAATTGGCGTTCCCGGTCAGGAGAGTACGCTGAGCGTCGCTATTGATAAACTCGACAAAATCGGCAAAGACAAAGTACTGGATGAACTCCGCGAACGCGGTTTTTCGGATGCCGCTATCGCCAGTCTCGACCCGCTCTTCGCCGAAACGACCGACCTGACCGCCACGCTCAACCAGCTCAAAAACTGGCTGGCTACGTCAGAAATCGCTCAGAAGGGTATTATCGAACTGGAAGAAACGATGCAATTGGTTGAGCAATACGGCCTTACCAATCCGCGTATCGAATTCGACGCTACGCTGGCGAGGGGATTGTCGTACTACACGGGAGCTATTTTTGAAGTCAAAGCCAACGGAGTGAGCATCGGCAGCGTGAGTGGTGGCGGACGCTACGACAACCTGACCGGCGCATTCGGTATGCCGGGGCTTTCGGGTGTTGGCATCTCGTTCGGCGTCGACCGCATTTATGACGTAATGGACGAACTGAACTTGTTTCCGACCGGAGCCGGGCAGGGAACAACCGTATTGCTCGTGCCGTTTGACGCAGATGCCCGCGCCGTAGCGTTGCCGCTGCTGCGTCAGCTACGAACGGCCAGCATAGTCGCCGAACTATATCCCGACTTTGCCAAAGTGAAGAAGATGCTCGAGTATGCCAACACCAGGACTATTCCGTTTGTGGTGCTGATCGGCTCCGACGAGGTGCAGACAGGCCAACTGAGCGTCAGGAACATGACAACGGGCGAACAGCAGAAAATGAGCGCGGACGAAGTTGTAGCGTTTGTGCAGCAAAAAAGTCCGGTACGCTAAGCACCGGACTTCTTTGTTCAAAAAATCTAAAATTGATACCAATTTGGCGTTGCCCGTATGGCTGGCGCGAGGGAGACGCAAAGGGTTGCGTCTCTACAGATAACCATCCGGTGTAGAGACGCAACCCTTTGCGTCTCTACCTGCGCCAGCCATACGAGACACCTGGATTACTGTTGTATAATCACTTAAACCATTACTTTAACTCAAACCGGTCCAGGTTCATCACTTTGTTCCAGGCGGCTACGAAGTCATGGACGAACTTAGCCTGTGCATCGCTGCTGCCATACACTTCGGCTACGGCGCGGAGTTCGGAGTTAGACCCGAACACGAGGTCGGCGCGGGTGGCCGTCCAGCGGGGCTGACCGGTAGCGCGGTCGGTGCCGAGGTACGTCTCCTTGCTGTCGTCCATTGCTTTCCAAGCGGTGTTCATATCCAGCAGGTTTACGAAGAAATCGGTGGTGAGCTGTCCGGGGCGGGTCGTCAATACGCCGTGTTTCGAGCCGTCGTAGTTGGCGTCCAATGCCCGTAAACCACCCACCAGCACCGTCAGTTCGGGGGCTGTCAGGGTAAGTAGTTGGGCTTTATCGATCAGCAACTCCTCCGTCGATACGCGCGATGTCGTAGAGCGGTAGTTCCGGAAACCATCGGCCAGCGGCTTCAGATAGCCAAACGATTCAACGTCTGTCTGCGCCTGCGAAGCATCCATACGGCCCGGTGTAAACGGAACGGTAATGGCATGACCGGCATCATGGGCAGCTTTCTCAACGGCGGCACAACCTGCCAGCACAATCAGATCGGCCAGCGAGACTTTCTTACCGCCGGTTTGGGCGGCATTAAAGTCGTTCTGAATGACTTCCAGTACGCCCAGCACTTTTTTCAGCCGGGGCGGATTGTTTACCGACCAGTCTTTTTGGGGAGCCAACCGGATGCGGGCACCATTGGCACCGCCCCGTTTGTCGGAACCCCGGAACGTAGATGCCGATGCCCAGGCCGTCGATATCAGTTCGGCAATGCTCAGGCCCGATGCTAAAATATTGGTTTTCAGCGTTGCCACGTCTGTTTCATCGATCAGGGCATGGTCAACAGCCGGAATAATGTCCTGCCACAGCAGTTCTTCTGCCGGTACGTCGGGGCCGAGGTAGCGGCTGCGCGGGCCCATGTCGCGGTGGGTGAGCTTGAACCAGGCGCGGGCAAACGCATCGGCAAACGCATCCGGGTTTTCTAAAAAGCGACGCGAAATTTTTTCGTAGGCCGGATCAACCCGCAACGACAGATCGGTGGTTAGCATCGTCGGCTTGTGCCGCTTGTTCGGATCGTAGGCGTCCGGGATGATGTCATCGGCATCTTTGGCAACCCACTGATGCGCTCCGCCGGGGCTTTTGGTCAGTTCCCACTCAAAACCGAAGAGGTTTTCAAAGTAGTTGTTGCTCCACTGCGTTGGGGTCGTGGTCCAGATTACTTCCAGGCCACTCGTGATGGTATCGGCCCCTTTGCCCGTGCCGTAGCTATTGGTCCAGCCAAAGCCCTGCTCTTCGATCAGCGCGGCTTCCGGCTCCTTGCCCACGTGGTCTGACGGGGCGGCTCCGTGTGTTTTGCCAAACGAGTGTCCGCCAGCAATCAGCGCAACGGTTTCTTCGTCGTTCATCGCCATGCGGCCAAACGTTTCGCGGATGTCGTGGGCTGCGGCCAGCGGGTCGGGGTTGCCATCCGGGCCTTCGGGGTTCACGTAAATCAATCCCATGTGCGCGGCTCCCAGCGGGTCTTCGAGCGGACGGGAGTGAATAGGGCGGCCAGGGTCTTCGTCCGACGACACTACCCCGTGGGCCGCTACTCCTTCCGAACCCCGCCCGTACCGCGCATCGTTGCCGAGCCAAGTCGTTTCAGAACCCCAGTACACGTCTTCCTGCGGCTCCCACCGGTCTTCGCGACCACCAGCAAACCCAAACGTTTTGAAGCCCATCGACTCCAGTGCTACGTTGCCCGCCAGAATCATCAGGTCGGCCCACGAAATTTTCTGGCCGTATTTCTGTTTGATGGGCCACAGCAACCGACGCGATTTATCGAGGCTTACGTTATCGGGCCAGCTATTGAGCGGAGCAAAGCGTAGCATACCCGCCCCAGCACCACCGCGACCGTCGCCTACCCGGTACGTACCGGCACTGTGCCAGGCCATGCGAATAAACAGACCGCCGTAATGACCAAAATCGGCAGGCCACCATTCCTGCGAGTCGGTCATGAGTGCGTGAAGGTCCTGCTTCACCGCATCGAGGTCGAGGCTTTTGAATTCGTCAGCGTAATTGAACGACGACCCCATTGGGTTCGACAATTCGGAGTGCTGACGCAGAATGTTCAGTTTCAACTGATTGGGCCACCAGTCGCGGTTGCGGGTGCCGCTCCCGGCTACGTTGTCCAGTTTGCCGCTCATGAACGGGCATTTGGCGGCCTGCGGGTCGTTTACGTCGAGTGCCTCGTGATGGGCGTGATGACCATTGCTACCGTTACTCCCGTTAACGGCGTAGCTTTGTGAAGGGTCTGATGGGTTCATATGCTTGTTTAGCAAAGATTCATTGCAAATCTGGTGATCTAAGCGCAATAGATCAAATTAATATTTTCTATATTTATATCTATAATATCTATGATTGATAAGTCGGTGAGGCCACTGTTGCTGGTAATGACGAACGCAGGTTTACGAAAAGAGTTGTTCAGCCAAACAGAAACGTTAGTCAATCTGTTGTCTGCCAGAGTCGTAGTGCGCTCGCGAAACCACCTGCCGATGCCCTACTGGTTTACTACACTAAAAACGCTGTTTGTATGCCTGCTGCTTGGTAGTGGGTTGTTCGGATACGCGCAATGCCCGCCCCGCCCCGCCAATTTGTTTACCGGAGCCATGCGCACAACGGCCACACACGGCTGCGTACCGTTCCGGGTCGAAACCAGTAACGTGATGATCGACGTGGAGAACGTGCGGCAGATTTTTGAGTACGACCGTAACCGCCCCAACAACCCAACCACGACTCAAACGAGCTATACCTACAAAAAACCGGGCATCTATTACCTCGTTCAGTACTCTGAGAAACAAGGACTTTCGATGATGTCGTGCGCCGAAATATGGGTCTACGACACCCTACAGCCGCAGGTAGAGCTGTCGGCCTGCGGCACCCGCGCCAGCCTGACCATTACCGACCCGTTCAGGTCTCCGATGAAGTACGACTATTTTTTAGTCAGTTGGGACGATGGCAAAACCGACACCGTCAGCACCACGCCACTCCGCGCCGAACACACCTACGCCAACACCGACCCGCGCCGGATTCGCGTTCAGGGCATTCACCGGTTTGGGCGTTGTGGCGGCACAACAGCACTTTCGTTTACGCCCAACCAACCCGCCAGCATTCGGGCCGTGGGGCCGGGCGAACGAACCGGCGATGGGCGCGAAACGGCCCGGGTACAGATTCAGAACCCCGGCAGTTTGCCCCTCTCGCTTCAGCAGCGCGTGGGCAATGGTGCGTATGGCAGTGGGCGAGGGGTGCCATCGGGCACGTCGGTGGAGGTGGTTGTGCCTGTCGATACGGGGCAAACAACCTGTTTTCGGCTCGTGCCGGGCAGTGTGTGTCCGGGCTATGAACCTTCGGCGGAGGTGTGTTACCGCCCGCCCTCAGCCAAACCCGCTGCCGAGCCAATCAGTGCGTTTTATTTGCCCGATGCCTTCAGCCCCAACAACGATGGCCTGAACGAAACGTTTGGCCTGATTGGCACCAGTACCGCCTATTCGTTCACGCTAACCATTTTCGACCGGTGGGGCCACGCCGTATTCACCACCGACGACCCGAAGCAAGCCTGGAACGGCCTGATAAACGGGCAATTAGCCCCGCCGGGCAGCTACGCCTACGAACTCCGGTCCAACAGCCCTTCCGGTTCAGTTACGCAGAAAAGTGGCCGCGTACTGCTGGTGCGGTAGGGGGGAATGTTCAATGAAGTGTGTCATTGAACATTCCCACAGACGATTCCGGTCGGTATAGTTCGATAGAAGGCAGACCAAGGTCAACGAATAGGAATCTCTACGCGACGGTTATTGCTCCGTTCGCTTTCAGTCATGTTATTGCCAATGGGCTGTTTACTACCAAACCCTTCCGTGGTGATTCGTTCTTCAGCTATCCCCCGCCGTGTCAGGTACGTAGCGACTACTTTCGCCCGATGCTCGGATAATGCCAGATTCAGTCGGGAATTACCGCCATTGTCGGTGTGACCTGCAACATGGATGTGCCACGGTAGATTGGCTTTCATGGATTGAACCAATTTGTATCCGCATAAATGACGTTAAACGTGGGTAATTGCATTCGCTGAACAGCCATTTAAAACTCCGACAGATTTTTCGCTTTTGCCATCGCATGATGCTCGGCAAGGTGGCTGAAGGTAGATAGCATGGACGAGGTTTGACGCATCGGCAAGATAGCAATCATGAATAAACTTCAGACTCTGTCGCTACGTTCGGGCGGGGCGGGGTGCGTTCAGTCGGGTTATGTTCAGCCGGACGTAGTACCGCCAGTTCGGCAGCGAGACCCCGGTAGATAGCCGGGTTGAACGGGGCCACAAACTCGGCGATGGGGTTACGCGTTCGGCGCGGGTTCAGGCCCATGTCGCGCATTAGTTCGTCGGCATGGTGGAACGAGAACGGGATAATGCACGTACCCGACGCGCTACTGTGCGGGGCGCGTTGCAGCAGCCACTCCTGATGCAGCGCAATCTCCATTTTCATAGCCTGCGGGTTGGGCAGGGCCAGTTGTCCCTTGAAATGCTGCGCCGAATAATGCGCGGCCAGTTCCGACGTAAAGGGGGTAAACAGCGACGGATTGTACCCCACAAACGACAGGTTCGGTACGTCGGTGGGCAGTACGTTGCGGTACAGTTGAAACCAGCCCTTCGCGTTACGTATCCGGCGGCTCAGGCTCTCGTCGAAGAACGGCACCGACTGCCGGAAACCCGTCGCGAAAATGACCTGATCGGCCCGGATGTGCTGCCCGGTGTTCAGCTTCACACCGTCGGGCAAAAAGCGCGTAATCTCGCCCTGCGCCAGTTCAATCTCGCCCGAAGCCGC from Spirosoma montaniterrae encodes:
- the hisS gene encoding histidine--tRNA ligase — encoded protein: MQKPTLPKGTRDFGPEQMRKRLFIFDTIRQTFQRFGFQPLETPSIENLSTLTGKYGDEGDQLLFKILNSGDFAASLTDADLDAVRGSGGSKKLTPKLAEKGLRYDLTVPFARYVVMNRNNIALPFKRYQMQPVWRADRPQKGRYREFYQCDADVVGTDSLLCEAEIVLMVHEVFRNLGVQHFTLKINNRKILAGIAEVIGVPGQESTLSVAIDKLDKIGKDKVLDELRERGFSDAAIASLDPLFAETTDLTATLNQLKNWLATSEIAQKGIIELEETMQLVEQYGLTNPRIEFDATLARGLSYYTGAIFEVKANGVSIGSVSGGGRYDNLTGAFGMPGLSGVGISFGVDRIYDVMDELNLFPTGAGQGTTVLLVPFDADARAVALPLLRQLRTASIVAELYPDFAKVKKMLEYANTRTIPFVVLIGSDEVQTGQLSVRNMTTGEQQKMSADEVVAFVQQKSPVR
- the katG gene encoding catalase/peroxidase HPI; this translates as MNPSDPSQSYAVNGSNGSNGHHAHHEALDVNDPQAAKCPFMSGKLDNVAGSGTRNRDWWPNQLKLNILRQHSELSNPMGSSFNYADEFKSLDLDAVKQDLHALMTDSQEWWPADFGHYGGLFIRMAWHSAGTYRVGDGRGGAGAGMLRFAPLNSWPDNVSLDKSRRLLWPIKQKYGQKISWADLMILAGNVALESMGFKTFGFAGGREDRWEPQEDVYWGSETTWLGNDARYGRGSEGVAAHGVVSSDEDPGRPIHSRPLEDPLGAAHMGLIYVNPEGPDGNPDPLAAAHDIRETFGRMAMNDEETVALIAGGHSFGKTHGAAPSDHVGKEPEAALIEEQGFGWTNSYGTGKGADTITSGLEVIWTTTPTQWSNNYFENLFGFEWELTKSPGGAHQWVAKDADDIIPDAYDPNKRHKPTMLTTDLSLRVDPAYEKISRRFLENPDAFADAFARAWFKLTHRDMGPRSRYLGPDVPAEELLWQDIIPAVDHALIDETDVATLKTNILASGLSIAELISTAWASASTFRGSDKRGGANGARIRLAPQKDWSVNNPPRLKKVLGVLEVIQNDFNAAQTGGKKVSLADLIVLAGCAAVEKAAHDAGHAITVPFTPGRMDASQAQTDVESFGYLKPLADGFRNYRSTTSRVSTEELLIDKAQLLTLTAPELTVLVGGLRALDANYDGSKHGVLTTRPGQLTTDFFVNLLDMNTAWKAMDDSKETYLGTDRATGQPRWTATRADLVFGSNSELRAVAEVYGSSDAQAKFVHDFVAAWNKVMNLDRFELK
- a CDS encoding gliding motility-associated C-terminal domain-containing protein; translation: MIDKSVRPLLLVMTNAGLRKELFSQTETLVNLLSARVVVRSRNHLPMPYWFTTLKTLFVCLLLGSGLFGYAQCPPRPANLFTGAMRTTATHGCVPFRVETSNVMIDVENVRQIFEYDRNRPNNPTTTQTSYTYKKPGIYYLVQYSEKQGLSMMSCAEIWVYDTLQPQVELSACGTRASLTITDPFRSPMKYDYFLVSWDDGKTDTVSTTPLRAEHTYANTDPRRIRVQGIHRFGRCGGTTALSFTPNQPASIRAVGPGERTGDGRETARVQIQNPGSLPLSLQQRVGNGAYGSGRGVPSGTSVEVVVPVDTGQTTCFRLVPGSVCPGYEPSAEVCYRPPSAKPAAEPISAFYLPDAFSPNNDGLNETFGLIGTSTAYSFTLTIFDRWGHAVFTTDDPKQAWNGLINGQLAPPGSYAYELRSNSPSGSVTQKSGRVLLVR
- a CDS encoding OmpA family protein, with translation MKANLPWHIHVAGHTDNGGNSRLNLALSEHRAKVVATYLTRRGIAEERITTEGFGSKQPIGNNMTESERSNNRRVEIPIR